Proteins from a single region of Abyssalbus ytuae:
- a CDS encoding beta-1,3-glucanase family protein encodes MKVIYDDILKKVTKNVIAGVFMLLQYVTLAQTLPYQFANNSEYADSDIYVTVVGIINDAHIWVDAVNGQVLPMNTSYNTVPGPVIGGNLGPGGNGLYADCFRKLSDIPNKTINIPQMNGGKILISFGSQLYMYFHGSVGAPSGYAPPDLNNPTDPNLGIKFENIEFTYDQYGLWCNPTRVDSYQYPMGLEVWGDNGFYKRVGEIINHSQVLSEWQATAPSEFQGLLDQSQGIIHFPTKSSSFPESLIQTYIDQIWSKYSSQQLVFNSGDAGTWRGSVSGDNFVFTRDSDGAVGVIPGKPTVEMAMEASGVMASGNVNDLIVQKMLAAAINRHAIDLNLGSGVVQDIGNPANYYQTWPYNWYAKFFHRTDISYEGWVYAFSYDDVFDQSATVHTPVPNSIKITIGGFAGTTNPDPTSVVTLYQHCPYDGYAIGLAEGSYTLAQLQALGMSDNAISSIKVQSGYKATLYDEDNFTGTSLEKTADSDCLTADSFNDMLTSVIVSKAGSSGWSTQIEAETYVVFNDVQTEACSEGGENVGYINNGSWMVWDVNIPSTGTYTVEYRVASPNNDGTIQLEKAGGSPVYGSVSVPNTGGWQNWTTISHNVSLTAGEQQIAIYAPVGGWNINWLKISSTVALAAKQVSEEKSNNVIGVVNTASLKSYPNPTTDILNVIGYDPNSAYVVYDLTGKIMKKGVFNSGEVDFIDVSNFSSGIYILKNTTTGKTFRFSKK; translated from the coding sequence ATGAAAGTCATATATGATGATATCCTAAAAAAGGTCACGAAAAATGTTATTGCAGGAGTTTTTATGTTACTTCAATATGTAACACTTGCTCAAACATTACCCTATCAATTTGCTAATAATTCTGAATATGCCGATAGTGATATATATGTTACTGTAGTAGGTATAATAAATGATGCACATATTTGGGTAGATGCGGTAAATGGCCAGGTACTACCCATGAATACTTCGTATAATACAGTTCCGGGGCCTGTTATTGGAGGAAACCTGGGGCCCGGAGGCAATGGGTTGTATGCAGATTGTTTTAGAAAACTCAGCGATATTCCTAATAAAACTATCAATATTCCTCAAATGAACGGGGGAAAAATACTGATTTCCTTTGGAAGCCAGCTTTATATGTATTTTCATGGAAGTGTAGGAGCTCCCAGTGGTTATGCTCCACCTGACCTGAATAACCCGACCGATCCCAATCTGGGAATTAAATTCGAAAATATTGAATTTACTTATGATCAGTATGGATTGTGGTGTAACCCGACAAGGGTAGATTCCTATCAGTATCCTATGGGACTGGAGGTTTGGGGAGATAACGGATTTTATAAAAGAGTAGGGGAAATTATAAACCATAGTCAGGTACTGTCCGAATGGCAGGCAACTGCTCCTTCTGAGTTTCAGGGGTTGTTAGACCAGAGTCAGGGTATTATTCATTTTCCAACTAAATCATCCTCTTTTCCGGAGAGTCTTATCCAAACTTATATTGACCAGATCTGGTCTAAATACTCATCCCAGCAATTAGTATTTAATTCGGGTGATGCAGGTACATGGCGTGGTAGTGTTTCCGGGGATAATTTTGTGTTTACACGAGACAGTGATGGTGCTGTGGGGGTTATACCCGGGAAGCCTACGGTAGAAATGGCTATGGAGGCCAGTGGTGTTATGGCTTCAGGTAATGTGAATGATTTGATTGTACAAAAAATGCTGGCTGCAGCTATTAATCGGCATGCTATTGACCTGAACCTGGGTTCGGGAGTAGTACAAGATATAGGAAATCCTGCAAATTATTATCAGACCTGGCCCTATAACTGGTATGCCAAATTCTTTCACCGTACCGATATTTCATATGAGGGCTGGGTATATGCATTTTCATATGACGATGTGTTTGATCAATCTGCTACTGTGCATACACCTGTTCCTAATAGCATAAAGATAACTATTGGTGGTTTTGCAGGTACAACCAACCCCGATCCCACTTCGGTAGTTACCCTGTATCAGCATTGTCCGTACGATGGTTATGCTATTGGCCTGGCAGAAGGAAGTTATACACTCGCACAACTACAGGCACTGGGTATGTCTGACAATGCTATTTCCTCTATAAAAGTTCAGTCGGGATATAAGGCAACACTATACGATGAAGATAATTTTACCGGGACAAGTCTTGAGAAAACAGCTGATTCTGATTGTCTTACTGCTGATAGTTTTAATGATATGCTGACTTCGGTTATAGTATCAAAAGCAGGCAGTTCAGGCTGGTCTACCCAAATTGAAGCAGAAACATATGTAGTCTTTAACGATGTACAAACAGAAGCTTGTTCGGAAGGAGGAGAAAATGTAGGTTATATAAATAACGGATCCTGGATGGTATGGGATGTAAATATTCCTTCTACAGGAACTTATACGGTAGAGTACCGGGTAGCAAGCCCTAATAACGATGGAACCATTCAATTGGAAAAGGCAGGCGGAAGTCCGGTATATGGTAGTGTAAGCGTTCCAAATACAGGAGGATGGCAAAATTGGACAACAATATCACATAATGTAAGTTTAACTGCAGGTGAGCAGCAAATAGCTATTTATGCTCCTGTTGGAGGCTGGAATATAAACTGGCTTAAAATAAGCAGTACCGTTGCTTTAGCTGCAAAACAAGTAAGTGAAGAAAAAAGTAATAATGTGATTGGAGTAGTAAATACCGCTTCGTTAAAAAGTTATCCAAACCCAACCACCGATATTTTAAATGTCATTGGATATGATCCAAACTCAGCTTATGTAGTGTATGACTTGACAGGGAAAATTATGAAAAAAGGTGTGTTTAATTCCGGTGAAGTAGATTTTATTGATGTAAGCAATTTTAGTTCAGGTATATATATATTAAAAAATACCACTACCGGTAAAACATTTCGTTTTAGCAAAAAATAG
- a CDS encoding carbohydrate-binding protein, whose protein sequence is MKTIIYRKVLLIMFFMVGSYLFSQDWTLVWQDEFNGSISSDWVFETGNGNSGWGNNELQYYRQENATVENGSLVITARHESYGGYNYTSARMKTQGRKSWKYGKIEARIAMPSFMGSWPAFWMLGDNISSVGWPACGEIDIMEHINTEAQTHGTIHWEDHNALYANYSDATPVNPVTDYHIYTVEWDEAAIKWFVDGNLFHEANISGGINGTGEFHNNFFILLNMAIGGNWPGFNIDNNAFPATMRVDYVRVYQKGGSNPNPTGVVTLYQHCPYDGYAIGLSEGSYTLSQLQAMGMSDNAISSIKVQSGYKATLYDGDNFTGDSLVKTSDDDCIDDDGFNDRLTSVIVSANTTGGSTVIEAENYSNMSGVQVEACTEGGENVGYIDAGDWMAYAGINFPVSGNYLIEYRVASESGGGVLSADLNAGATVLGQLNVPSTGGWQNWTTISHTVYVTAGTHAFGIYASAGGWNLNWIKITSVANSAAKATVAIKEVNAEESKSVEAYPVPTTNFLNIEGFSTGASVIIFDVSGKPVLETTLNKNMAVPAVDVTSLKAGTYILKDKQTGKSIRFTKK, encoded by the coding sequence ATGAAAACAATTATTTATAGAAAAGTGTTGCTTATTATGTTTTTTATGGTAGGCAGTTATTTATTTTCACAAGACTGGACATTAGTCTGGCAGGATGAGTTTAACGGCAGCATTAGTTCTGACTGGGTATTTGAAACCGGAAACGGAAACTCCGGATGGGGTAATAATGAATTGCAGTATTACCGGCAGGAAAATGCTACTGTAGAAAACGGAAGCCTGGTTATAACTGCCAGGCATGAAAGTTATGGAGGCTATAATTATACGTCGGCCAGAATGAAAACCCAGGGAAGAAAATCCTGGAAATATGGGAAAATTGAAGCCCGTATTGCCATGCCTTCATTTATGGGTTCCTGGCCTGCCTTCTGGATGCTGGGGGATAACATTTCCTCAGTAGGATGGCCGGCTTGTGGTGAAATTGATATTATGGAACATATTAATACCGAAGCCCAAACTCATGGAACTATTCATTGGGAAGACCATAATGCCCTTTATGCCAATTATAGTGATGCAACTCCTGTAAACCCTGTTACCGACTATCATATATATACTGTTGAGTGGGATGAAGCAGCCATTAAATGGTTTGTTGACGGAAATCTTTTTCATGAAGCCAATATTAGCGGTGGAATCAATGGTACTGGCGAGTTTCATAACAACTTTTTTATCCTTTTAAATATGGCTATTGGTGGTAACTGGCCTGGTTTTAATATTGATAATAATGCATTTCCGGCTACTATGAGGGTAGATTATGTGCGGGTATATCAAAAAGGCGGAAGTAACCCTAACCCAACCGGTGTGGTAACATTATACCAGCATTGCCCTTACGATGGATATGCCATAGGTTTATCAGAAGGGAGCTATACCCTTTCGCAATTGCAGGCCATGGGTATGTCGGACAATGCTATATCCTCTATAAAAGTACAGTCAGGATACAAAGCAACCTTGTATGACGGCGATAATTTTACCGGTGACAGCCTTGTAAAAACTTCAGATGACGATTGTATTGATGACGATGGATTTAATGACAGGTTAACTTCCGTTATAGTTTCCGCCAACACCACCGGAGGAAGCACAGTAATAGAAGCCGAAAATTATTCCAACATGTCGGGGGTACAGGTAGAGGCTTGTACCGAAGGAGGTGAGAATGTAGGGTATATCGATGCAGGAGACTGGATGGCTTATGCCGGTATAAATTTTCCTGTTAGCGGAAACTACCTGATAGAATACAGGGTAGCCAGTGAATCGGGAGGAGGAGTACTGTCAGCCGATTTAAATGCGGGCGCCACCGTGTTAGGTCAACTAAATGTTCCTTCCACGGGGGGATGGCAAAACTGGACGACCATTTCACACACAGTATATGTAACAGCAGGCACTCATGCTTTTGGAATATATGCTTCTGCAGGAGGATGGAATCTTAACTGGATTAAAATTACATCGGTAGCTAATTCTGCAGCTAAAGCAACTGTAGCTATAAAAGAAGTTAATGCTGAAGAAAGTAAAAGTGTGGAAGCTTATCCTGTTCCCACTACTAATTTTTTAAATATAGAAGGATTTTCCACAGGTGCTTCAGTTATAATTTTTGATGTTAGCGGAAAACCTGTTTTAGAAACAACATTGAATAAAAATATGGCAGTCCCTGCTGTAGATGTTACTTCCCTGAAAGCCGGAACATATATACTAAAAGATAAGCAAACAGGTAAAAGCATACGTTTTACCAAAAAATAG
- a CDS encoding carbohydrate-binding protein — translation MKVLKYLLFIFAMNMINYTYAQSTDQRDLGKLSAFKKTLQNKAAEQKLIQSRTTGFTLNVELPDRATLPLAVKFYEEKKEALTLVGKIKDSENSNFFIKIENDELRGNIVLKDENRAFEYSVTPKGKVLITEKRIDHVMCVNYPEQSGIKEKVKENIASLEVAEAVNNLQSLPGAYGVVLLDFDGYYLPSGTGWNDGNPLNASPSGMSDADIQEAWELISEDYRPFNINITTSQAVFDSYPQNRRMRCIFTPTKDVAPTAGGVAYVNSFGYQDWPCWVFILSGKAGGEAASHEIGHTLGLGHDGRSNPAEEYFAGHGDWAPIMGVGYYRNITQWSKGEYAYANNTQDDLTIMAGYVGFRDDDHGNNFTSATTITSNTSGNIVEQKGVIERTSDQDMFTFNCGTGNVYLDVNTVSRHGDLNILVRLYESSGVLIGNFDGSGLNSRIEAYLDAGKYYLSVQGNGSGNPSTNGYSNYSSLGTFSITGTIPPAASNEGVVTLYQHCPYDGYAIGLSEGSYTLAQLQAMGMSDNAISSIKVQSGYKAILYDGDNFTGTSLEKTADEDCLTADGFNDTLTSVVVSRNITNEEVVTLYQHCPYDGYSIGLSEGSYTLAQLQAMGMTNDDISSVKVQSGYSVTFYDNDNFTGDSLVKTSDDDCIADDGFNDRTTSIIVSRTTTGGSTVIEAENYFNMSGVQVEACNEGGENVGYIDAGDWMAYASINFPVSGNYLIEYRVASESGGGVLSADLNAGTTVLGQLDVPNTGGWQNWTTISHTVYVTAGTHAFGVFAQTGGWNLNWIKITAQAGTLATSLSTSTMEDVDSVLVEEAVIYPNPFTSYVQFKFIGKEAKAAIYDMAGNIVMKLNRIAPQQPVDLSNLNKGLYFINIYKEGKTITRRLIKK, via the coding sequence ATGAAAGTTTTAAAATATTTGCTGTTCATATTCGCTATGAATATGATCAATTATACCTACGCACAAAGTACAGATCAGCGTGATCTCGGTAAGCTGTCAGCTTTCAAAAAAACGCTTCAAAATAAGGCAGCTGAACAAAAACTTATTCAAAGCCGTACAACGGGTTTTACTTTAAATGTTGAATTACCTGACCGTGCAACCTTACCACTGGCAGTAAAGTTTTATGAAGAAAAAAAAGAAGCCCTCACTTTGGTAGGAAAAATTAAAGACAGTGAAAACAGTAACTTTTTTATTAAAATTGAAAATGATGAGTTACGGGGAAACATTGTATTAAAAGATGAAAACCGTGCATTCGAATATTCTGTAACTCCAAAAGGAAAAGTGCTTATTACAGAAAAGCGTATAGACCATGTGATGTGTGTAAATTACCCTGAACAAAGCGGGATAAAAGAAAAAGTAAAAGAGAACATTGCAAGTCTTGAAGTTGCTGAAGCAGTTAATAACCTGCAAAGTTTACCCGGAGCCTACGGAGTGGTATTACTTGATTTTGATGGTTATTATTTGCCTTCGGGAACCGGATGGAATGACGGAAATCCTTTAAATGCTTCCCCCTCCGGAATGTCAGACGCTGATATTCAGGAAGCCTGGGAATTAATTAGTGAAGATTACCGTCCGTTCAATATAAATATAACCACAAGTCAGGCAGTTTTTGATTCCTATCCGCAAAACAGGCGGATGCGCTGTATTTTTACCCCAACCAAAGATGTGGCTCCTACGGCCGGAGGAGTGGCATATGTTAATTCTTTTGGTTATCAGGACTGGCCTTGCTGGGTATTTATTCTCTCAGGAAAAGCAGGGGGTGAAGCAGCTTCACATGAAATTGGTCATACGCTCGGGCTCGGGCATGATGGCCGTAGCAATCCGGCAGAAGAATATTTTGCAGGGCATGGCGATTGGGCTCCTATCATGGGAGTAGGATATTATCGCAATATTACCCAATGGAGCAAGGGCGAATATGCTTATGCCAATAATACCCAGGATGACCTTACTATTATGGCAGGTTATGTAGGATTCAGGGATGATGACCATGGCAATAATTTTACTTCTGCTACTACTATAACCAGTAATACATCAGGAAATATTGTAGAACAAAAAGGAGTGATTGAAAGAACCTCCGACCAGGATATGTTTACTTTTAATTGCGGAACAGGAAATGTTTACCTGGATGTAAATACCGTAAGCAGGCACGGAGACTTAAACATTTTGGTGAGATTGTATGAAAGTTCGGGGGTATTAATAGGTAATTTTGATGGTAGCGGATTAAACAGCAGGATTGAAGCATATCTGGATGCCGGAAAATATTATTTATCCGTGCAAGGTAACGGATCCGGGAATCCTTCTACAAATGGCTATTCAAATTACAGCTCATTAGGTACTTTTAGCATAACCGGTACAATACCACCTGCAGCATCTAATGAAGGGGTGGTTACTTTATATCAGCATTGTCCGTACGATGGTTATGCCATAGGCTTGTCAGAAGGAAGTTATACACTTGCACAATTACAGGCCATGGGTATGTCTGACAATGCCATTTCCTCTATAAAAGTACAGTCAGGATATAAGGCAATCTTGTATGACGGCGATAATTTTACCGGAACAAGCCTTGAAAAAACTGCAGATGAAGATTGTCTTACTGCCGATGGTTTTAACGATACACTTACCTCTGTAGTAGTATCGAGAAATATAACCAATGAAGAAGTAGTTACTTTATACCAGCATTGCCCTTATGATGGTTATTCCATAGGTTTATCAGAAGGAAGCTATACCCTTGCGCAGTTACAGGCCATGGGAATGACCAATGATGATATTTCTTCTGTTAAAGTACAATCGGGATATAGCGTAACCTTTTATGACAACGATAACTTTACCGGCGATAGTCTTGTAAAAACTTCCGATGACGATTGTATAGCCGATGATGGTTTTAATGACAGGACCACTTCAATTATTGTATCCAGAACTACCACCGGAGGAAGCACAGTAATTGAAGCTGAAAATTATTTCAACATGTCCGGGGTACAGGTAGAAGCTTGTAACGAGGGAGGCGAGAATGTAGGATATATCGATGCAGGAGACTGGATGGCCTATGCCAGTATAAATTTTCCTGTTAGCGGTAACTACCTTATAGAATACAGGGTAGCCAGTGAATCGGGAGGAGGAGTATTGTCTGCCGATTTAAATGCAGGGACAACTGTTTTAGGGCAATTAGATGTCCCAAATACCGGCGGATGGCAAAACTGGACGACAATTTCACATACAGTGTATGTAACAGCAGGCACTCATGCCTTTGGTGTATTTGCACAGACAGGAGGATGGAATCTTAACTGGATAAAAATAACCGCACAAGCTGGAACCCTGGCAACATCACTATCAACTTCAACTATGGAAGATGTTGATTCTGTATTAGTAGAAGAAGCAGTGATTTATCCTAACCCCTTTACTTCCTATGTTCAGTTTAAATTTATTGGAAAAGAAGCAAAAGCAGCCATATATGACATGGCAGGTAACATAGTTATGAAATTAAACCGGATAGCGCCCCAACAACCTGTAGATCTTTCTAATCTTAACAAGGGATTATATTTTATAAATATTTATAAAGAAGGTAAAACAATAACCCGAAGATTAATTAAAAAATAA
- a CDS encoding glycosyl hydrolase family 18 protein, translating into MIKDFYSLLRNTTFIFLLLFSSIAFSQRIVGYTTSWSGDPNQIDYDKLTHINYAFALPTSSGSIQAIENAWKLSSIVSQAHSKGVKVLIAIGGWELGDGGGNDSRFNILASTASGRTNFVNSVLSIIQQYGLDGADIDWEFPEPVNGAPDANYTALMSELATALHSRGLLLTAAVNGSAWAGDGISAEVFGFVDWLNIMAYDGGEGADHSPYSYAVSALNYYKGRGLPADKAVVGVPFYARPSWKTYSTLLAEGANPYSDTFNGDYYNGITTIKSKTSLVKQQGGGIMIWTIDQDVQGENSLLKAIADEMNLGNPDPTGVVTLYQHCPYDGYAIGLSEGSYTLAQLQAMGMSDNAISSIKVQSGYKATLYDGDNFTGDSLVKTSDDDCIDDDGFNDRLTSVIVSANTTGGSTVIEAENYSNMSGVQVEPCNEGGENVGYIDAGDWMAYAGINFPVSGNYLIEYRVASESGGGVLSADLNAGATVLGQLNVPSTGGWQNWTTISHTVYVTAGTHAFGIYASAGGWNLNWIKITSTSNVSARSMSSDLQETNPEEKLDTIEMFPNPATNELNINGIGRDEKVFITDFAGNQIKLNIINNTNNRLKLDVSSLPAGIYFIKAEGTSSTLKFIKN; encoded by the coding sequence ATGATTAAAGATTTTTACTCACTATTAAGAAATACTACGTTTATATTTCTTTTACTTTTTTCTTCAATAGCTTTTTCACAGCGTATTGTTGGTTATACAACTTCCTGGTCGGGCGACCCCAACCAGATTGATTACGATAAACTTACTCATATTAATTATGCCTTTGCACTCCCTACTTCGTCCGGTAGTATTCAGGCTATTGAAAATGCCTGGAAACTATCAAGTATTGTGAGTCAGGCTCATAGTAAAGGTGTAAAAGTACTCATTGCCATAGGCGGATGGGAACTTGGTGATGGAGGAGGTAATGACAGCCGTTTTAATATCCTGGCTTCAACAGCTTCAGGAAGAACAAATTTTGTAAACAGTGTACTGAGCATTATTCAACAATACGGCCTGGACGGAGCCGATATAGACTGGGAATTTCCTGAACCGGTAAACGGAGCGCCTGATGCAAATTATACAGCCCTTATGAGCGAATTGGCTACTGCCCTCCACAGTCGTGGTTTGTTGCTGACTGCAGCAGTCAATGGTTCAGCCTGGGCAGGTGATGGTATTTCTGCCGAGGTGTTTGGCTTTGTGGACTGGCTTAATATTATGGCTTACGATGGAGGTGAAGGGGCAGATCATTCTCCTTACAGTTATGCGGTAAGTGCCTTAAATTATTATAAAGGCAGAGGATTGCCGGCTGACAAAGCAGTAGTGGGTGTTCCTTTTTATGCAAGGCCAAGCTGGAAAACATACAGTACTTTATTGGCAGAAGGAGCAAACCCGTATTCTGATACATTCAACGGGGATTATTACAACGGAATTACTACTATAAAATCTAAAACATCATTGGTAAAACAACAAGGTGGAGGCATTATGATATGGACGATTGATCAGGATGTACAAGGAGAAAATTCCCTGCTTAAAGCTATTGCCGATGAGATGAATCTGGGAAATCCGGATCCAACCGGTGTGGTAACATTATACCAGCATTGCCCTTACGATGGGTATGCCATAGGTTTATCAGAAGGGAGCTATACCCTTGCGCAGTTGCAGGCCATGGGTATGTCGGACAATGCTATATCCTCTATAAAAGTACAGTCAGGATACAAAGCAACCTTGTATGACGGCGATAATTTTACCGGTGACAGCCTTGTAAAAACTTCTGATGACGATTGTATTGACGACGATGGATTTAATGACAGGTTAACTTCCGTTATAGTTTCCGCCAATACCACTGGAGGAAGCACAGTAATAGAAGCCGAAAATTATTCCAACATGTCGGGGGTACAGGTAGAGCCTTGCAACGAAGGAGGCGAGAATGTAGGGTATATCGATGCAGGAGACTGGATGGCTTATGCCGGTATAAACTTTCCTGTTAGCGGAAACTACCTGATAGAATACAGGGTAGCCAGTGAATCGGGAGGAGGAGTACTGTCAGCCGATTTAAATGCGGGCGCCACCGTGTTAGGTCAACTAAATGTTCCTTCCACGGGGGGATGGCAAAACTGGACGACCATTTCACACACAGTATATGTAACAGCAGGCACTCATGCTTTTGGAATATATGCTTCTGCAGGAGGATGGAATCTTAACTGGATTAAAATTACAAGTACAAGTAATGTATCCGCCAGAAGTATGTCATCTGATTTACAAGAAACAAACCCGGAAGAAAAATTGGATACTATTGAGATGTTTCCTAATCCTGCAACCAATGAATTGAATATTAACGGAATTGGAAGAGATGAAAAGGTTTTTATCACCGATTTTGCCGGAAACCAAATTAAACTGAATATCATAAATAATACAAATAATAGATTAAAACTCGATGTAAGTTCACTTCCTGCCGGTATCTACTTTATAAAAGCAGAGGGAACTTCATCTACCTTAAAATTTATTAAAAACTAA